Within Nocardia terpenica, the genomic segment ACCCGGTGGGCGCCGGGGCGCCTCGAGCTGTTGGCTCCGGATCGGCCTGCCCTGCGGCGCTATCGGGCGGACGGGGTGCTGCGCAGCGTGCAGGTGCACATTCCCCGGGACACGGTCGATTCGACGGCGGCCCGGCTCGGCGGTGGCGCGGTGGATTTCGATGCCGTGGCCGCGTCGGTGACGGCGGGGGATCCGCTGGTCGAGGAGATCATCCGGGCCGTCGGTGGCGCGGGCGCGGTCGATGATCTGTATGCCGAGTCCGCGGCGGCGTTGCTGACCGTGCACCTGCTCACCCGCCATACCCGGCTGTCCGCCGGGACGCCGCCGAGGCGGGAGAACGCGCGCGTTCGTGCGGTTGTGACGGTGATGCGCGCGCGGCTCGCCGAGCCCATCACCCTGGCCGATCTCGCCGACGAGGTGCACCTGAGCGTCTACCACCTGGTCAGGGTCTTCAAGGAGGCGACCGGGGTGACGCCGTACCGGTACCTGACCCGGTTGCGGATCGACGAGGCGAAACGGCTGTTGCGCGAGACCGATCTGACGATCGCCCAGATCGCGGTGCGGTGTGGCTTCGCCGGGCCCGCCCCGCTGTCGACCGCGTTCCTGCGGCACACCGGGGCGCGTCCCTCCGCGTACCGCAATTCTTGACGGGGACAACGCTACGGTTTCCGCGTGTGCCGGAACGCTTCTCGGATCTCGGGAACCAGCAGGTGCGGCTGTTCGAGGCCGGGGAAGTGGCCACCGCGGTCCAGTTCGTGCCAGGGCCGCAGATCGCGGTAGCGGCGCTCGGCCCAGCGGCGGGCGGTCGGCCAGGGATCGGCCGGGAATATCGAGCAGGCGGTGGGAGTGGTTATCGGTTGCGCGTTTTCGGCCTCCGCGCCGCGCGGCACCCAGCGCATCGCCTCCCAGTACCACCGGGACGAGGAGGCGCCGGTGCCGGTCAGCCAATACAGCGCGATGGTGTCGATCTGTTGCGAAATGCTCACGCCGCCACCGTATTCGGGCCGGGTATCGGCGTAGGCGGCGAACTTCTCCCCGAGCCATGCGGCCAGCCCGGCGGGGGAATCGAGCAGCGAGTAGCCCACGGTCTGTGGGCGCGTGCTCATTTGCATCCCGAAGCCGTAGCCGTCGGTCATGTGCAGGGTGCGCCGGTCGAGGATGCGTTGTTCGGCAGGGGTTGGCGCGACCAGGTCCTCCGGCAGCGGGGAGGCCACCGGCATCGTCAGGTGCAGACCCGCGACCCGCTCGGGCGCAATGCGCGCGAGTTCGGTGCTCACGAACGCGCCCCAGTCCCCGCCGTGCGCGCCGAAACGCGGATAGCCGAGCACGGTCATCAACTCCGCCCACGCCCGCGCGGTACGGCCGGGATCCCAGCCCCGCTCCCGCGGCCGGTCGCTGAACCCGAATCCCGGCAGCGCCGGTATCACCAGGTGGAAAGCATCGCGCGCGGAACCCCCGTGCGCGACCGGGTCGCTCAGCGGCCCGATGATGTCCTCGAACTCGAGGACCGAACCGGGCCAGCCGTGCGTCAGCAAGAGCGGCAGCGCATTCGGCTCGGGGGAGCGCACGTGCCAGAACGCGATCCCCAGACCGTCGAGCACCACCCGATAGTGGGGAATGGCATTCCACCGCTCCTGCCAGATATCCCAGTCGTGCTCCCGCCAAGCCTCCAGCAGCGCCGTCAATCGCTCCAGTCCGATTCCCTGGGTCTGGTCCGGCACGGTCTCGGGTTCGGGCAGCCGCACTCGATCCAGCCGGGCACGCAGATCGGCGAGGTCCCGATCGTCGATACGAATGGCGAAGCGCTCGGGGCCGAGCGTCTCGCCCGCAGAAATATCAGCCACGACATGAACCGTAGAATCGGGTCATTCCAGCCTCCATACCCGAGATTGCGGTGTGCCGGTCAATAATTGCGCAGCGGCAGCACACCGACCGGATAGTCGGCGCCGTCGAAGACGGCGATGGTATCCAGCGCCCGGTTCGTCACGGCGGAGCTCGAGCACTTCCTCGACTGACGGGTAACCGCGACAGGGCCACGTCAGGGGCTTCGGTCCCGGCGTGGCCCTTGGTGTCTGCCTGGAATTCCGAGTGATATGCCGACTCGTCCCCTCACTGCGAGTCGGTGCACCACGTGGAAATCCGGGTGTCGATCTATCACTGTGTTCGGTTGCTCACCATCCACTATCGGGGACGGCTATCGGTGGGGAACAGGCGTCTGCGGTTGCCTATCCGGTTGGCAACTCCCCGGAAGGTGCAGGTAGGCACCGGCGGTGGCGCGACGTTGTAGCGTCGCGATCATGGGTGTCCCGCCTCGATCGCTACGGGTTGTCCGCGCGCCGCAGATGTGCGCGGAGCCGGGTCGCGCGGCGGTCGTCGAGGCCCTCGAAGATCTCCAGCGCGCGGGTCAGGGCATCGACGGCGGCCCGCTCGTCGCCGGTCTCCCGCAGGATCAGGCCGCGGACCTCCAGGGCGTCGGCCTCGCCCCAGCGGTCGCCGGTCTCGTGGCTGGCCGCCTCGGCTTCCGCGCACAGCGCCAGCGCCGCCGCGTGGTCGCCGCGCCGCCGCGCGGTGCGGGCCAGTCTCGGCAGCGCGTAGCCCTGGCCCTGGCGGTCGTTCATCGAGACGAACAGGTCGCAGCCGCGGCGGCCGTAGTACCAGGCTCGGTCGAGGTCGCCGAGTTCGCGGTAGACGTCGCCGAGATGCGCACAGGCCGTTGCCACTCCGTACACCACGTCGATCTCGGCGAACACGTCGTTCATCCGATGCAGGTATTCCGCCGCGGTCGGATAGTTGCCGAGGTCGAACTGGGTGAACGCCAGGCCCGCCAGCGCCCAGCCGCGGTCGTATTGTTCGGGGCACACCGCCAGCGCCTCCTGGAACAGCCGTTCCGCGATATCCCATTCGCCGCGGCGGCGGTGGGCCTCGGCGAGATTGCTCGAGCACACGCCGTAGCCGTAGGTGCTGTCCCCGGCCCGCGCCGCCTCGATCCCGATCTCGTGCATGGCGATCCACTCGTCCCACGGGCAGCGGAACAGGAAGTAGTAGATCGCCCGCACCGGCAGCTGCCACGCCTGGTCGTACAGGCGGTGATCGGCGGCCAGCCGGGTCACGCCCACCATCGACGACAGCTCCGTATCGCACCAGCGCATGGCGCGGTCGTAGTCGCCGTCGAAACGCGCCGGGTTCACGCCCTCGACCGGCGGGGTCAACTCGATGCGGGGGCGTTGCGGGGCAATGGTTTTCATGGCGGCGTCCACGCTGGCCAGATACCAGTCCACCAGCCGCCGCACCGCCGCCGCGTAGTCGGCGCCGGAGTCCTCCGCGCGCATCAGCTCGGCCGCGTACACCCGCAGCAGATCGTGCAGGCGGTACCGGTTGCGGCCGGTCTCCTCGACCAGGTGCGCCGTGACCAGGGTGTCCAGCTCGCGCTTGGCCACCGATTCGGTGAGCCCGGCCAGCGCCGCGGCGGCGCCGGTCCCGAACGTGGTGCCCGGATGCACGCCCAGCAGCCGGAACATCCGGGCCGCGTGCGCGGGCAGCGCCTGATACGACCAGGAGAACACGCCCCGCACCTCCGGCTCGGCGGCGCTGAGCACGTCCAGCCGCTCGTGCTCGACGGCGAGGTCGTCGGCCAGATCGGCGATGGTGCGATGCGGATAGGTCGCCATCCGGACGGCGGCGATGCGCAATGCCAGCGGCAGGTACGCGCACCGGCGGGCGACGGTGGCGACGGCGGCGGGTTCGGCCGCGGCGCGCCCGCCGATCACCTGGCGCAGCAGCACGCGGGCGTCGTCGGGGCCCAGCGGGCTCACCGTCACGGCGGCCGCCGATGACGAGGCAACCAGCAATCCGGTCAGCCGCTGCCTGCTGGTCACCAGCACCGCGCAGTCGGCCGACCCCGGCAGCAGCGGCCGCACCTGCCGACTGTCTCCCGCATTGTCCAGCACGATCAGGATTTTCCGGCCGTGCACGGCCGAGCGGAACAATCCGGACCGCTCGTCGAGGCCGGACGGAATGCGGTTCGGGTGCACACCCAGGGCGCGCAGGAATCCGTCGAGGACCTCGGCGGGGTTGGCCGGGCCGACGCCGCCGTATCCGCGCAGATCCGCGAACAGCGCTCCACCGCGGAAGGTGCCCGCGATCCGGTGCGCACAGGTCAGTGCCAGCGCGGTCTTGCCCACCCCCGGCGGCCCGTCGACACACACCACCGGCACCGAACCCGATTCGCGATCGTGGACGGTCAGCAGCTCGATCACACGCGTCAGCTGTGCGGCGCGGCCCACCAGCGCCGACGGCGCGGCGGGGAGCTGGGCCACCGGCAGGGCGTCGCGGCGGGCGACGCGGGCGGCGGTGGCCTTCGCCCGGGCCGTCAGCGCGCCACCGGTTTTCAGCACCCGGTCGCACGCCTGCGCCACCGCCTCCGACAGCGGCTGCCGATCGTTCTCCAACCGCGACAGGTAGCCCTTGTCGTAGTGCGCGGCCTCGGCCAGCTGCGCCAGCGACAGACCCGAGCGTTCCCGTAGACCGCGCAGCAGTTGACCGTCGGTCTGCTCCTCGCTCGGTGCGTCAGCCATCGCCACCCTTTGTCAGGACTGCAATTCAGTTCTGACACTACGACAACGGTGAAGGAGCCACCCGCATGGACAGCGAGTTCGACCAGGAAACGATCGCACTCATGCGCGCCAACGAACGCAACTGGGATGCGCGCACCCCGATCCACGCCGTGTCGCGGTTCTACGACGCGCCCGCGGAGTGGTGGTTCGCGCCCTTCGAATGGGACGATCTGGGATCGCTGGCCGACCGCGACCTGGCGCACCTGCAATGCCATCTCGGCACCGAGACGATCGCGTTCGCGCGCCGCGGCGCCCGCGCGGTCGGCCTGGACTTCTCCGAGCGGGCCGTCGAGCAGGCCCGCCGCATCGCCGACCGGCACGGTGCCGCGGTCGACTACGTCCGGGCCGACGTGTACGACGCGGTGACGGCCCTGGGCGCCCGCCGATTCGACATCGTGTACACCGGCAAGGGGTCGCTGTGCTACCTGCCGGATCTGCCCCGCTGGGCCGCGGTGGTCGCGGCCCTGCTCCGCCCCGGCGGCCGGGTGTACGTCGTCGAATTCCACCCGCTGCTGACGGCTTTGGGCCCGAAACCCGGCCCGGACGAGCCGGACCTGGTGCTGCGCCACGACTATCTCGAGGG encodes:
- a CDS encoding class I SAM-dependent methyltransferase yields the protein MDSEFDQETIALMRANERNWDARTPIHAVSRFYDAPAEWWFAPFEWDDLGSLADRDLAHLQCHLGTETIAFARRGARAVGLDFSERAVEQARRIADRHGAAVDYVRADVYDAVTALGARRFDIVYTGKGSLCYLPDLPRWAAVVAALLRPGGRVYVVEFHPLLTALGPKPGPDEPDLVLRHDYLEGRGPIEHDGTHTYTDGPALPPDAARGYEWAHGIGEVVTALVGAGLTITRLRETELLPWPRWKRMVRDEQSGWWKLPPTDVRVPLLYALTAVRE
- a CDS encoding helix-turn-helix domain-containing protein, translating into MVFDSTRLDLQPYVGFEMERYVRRTFCSWQDAGWRSLLVQRFEHVPMVEDMELPGTADLHLVLPVGGRAVLETRSGGRWGRTRWAPGRLELLAPDRPALRRYRADGVLRSVQVHIPRDTVDSTAARLGGGAVDFDAVAASVTAGDPLVEEIIRAVGGAGAVDDLYAESAAALLTVHLLTRHTRLSAGTPPRRENARVRAVVTVMRARLAEPITLADLADEVHLSVYHLVRVFKEATGVTPYRYLTRLRIDEAKRLLRETDLTIAQIAVRCGFAGPAPLSTAFLRHTGARPSAYRNS
- a CDS encoding epoxide hydrolase family protein — its product is MADISAGETLGPERFAIRIDDRDLADLRARLDRVRLPEPETVPDQTQGIGLERLTALLEAWREHDWDIWQERWNAIPHYRVVLDGLGIAFWHVRSPEPNALPLLLTHGWPGSVLEFEDIIGPLSDPVAHGGSARDAFHLVIPALPGFGFSDRPRERGWDPGRTARAWAELMTVLGYPRFGAHGGDWGAFVSTELARIAPERVAGLHLTMPVASPLPEDLVAPTPAEQRILDRRTLHMTDGYGFGMQMSTRPQTVGYSLLDSPAGLAAWLGEKFAAYADTRPEYGGGVSISQQIDTIALYWLTGTGASSSRWYWEAMRWVPRGAEAENAQPITTPTACSIFPADPWPTARRWAERRYRDLRPWHELDRGGHFPGLEQPHLLVPEIREAFRHTRKP
- a CDS encoding ATP-binding protein; this translates as MADAPSEEQTDGQLLRGLRERSGLSLAQLAEAAHYDKGYLSRLENDRQPLSEAVAQACDRVLKTGGALTARAKATAARVARRDALPVAQLPAAPSALVGRAAQLTRVIELLTVHDRESGSVPVVCVDGPPGVGKTALALTCAHRIAGTFRGGALFADLRGYGGVGPANPAEVLDGFLRALGVHPNRIPSGLDERSGLFRSAVHGRKILIVLDNAGDSRQVRPLLPGSADCAVLVTSRQRLTGLLVASSSAAAVTVSPLGPDDARVLLRQVIGGRAAAEPAAVATVARRCAYLPLALRIAAVRMATYPHRTIADLADDLAVEHERLDVLSAAEPEVRGVFSWSYQALPAHAARMFRLLGVHPGTTFGTGAAAALAGLTESVAKRELDTLVTAHLVEETGRNRYRLHDLLRVYAAELMRAEDSGADYAAAVRRLVDWYLASVDAAMKTIAPQRPRIELTPPVEGVNPARFDGDYDRAMRWCDTELSSMVGVTRLAADHRLYDQAWQLPVRAIYYFLFRCPWDEWIAMHEIGIEAARAGDSTYGYGVCSSNLAEAHRRRGEWDIAERLFQEALAVCPEQYDRGWALAGLAFTQFDLGNYPTAAEYLHRMNDVFAEIDVVYGVATACAHLGDVYRELGDLDRAWYYGRRGCDLFVSMNDRQGQGYALPRLARTARRRGDHAAALALCAEAEAASHETGDRWGEADALEVRGLILRETGDERAAVDALTRALEIFEGLDDRRATRLRAHLRRADNP